One Pseudomonas sp. B21_DOA genomic window, CCACGCCGTTGATTTCCGGAGGAAGGTTTCGCTAATGAGGGTGATATGCAGAGCTGTCGTCATGGCCTCAGTGTCGGCTGAGGCCATGTCGACGTTGTGACGTTCGGATGATGGATTTGTGACGCGGTCAGTGTTGAATCACCAGATTCTCGGCACCGCGCTCACGCACCCAGAACAGCGTAGCCCCGGCCACCGCCGCTGGCATCATCAGGATATTGACTACTGGAATCAGCAGCACCAGATAAACGATCCCGCCAAAACTCATGCTCTGCCAGCGCTTCTGCCGCAACCAGGCGAGCATCTCGTTCCAGCCGAGTTTGTGGTTGTCCGCCGGGTAGTCGATGTACTGGATGGCCATCATCCACACACCGAACAGCAGCCATAACGGCGCGGCGACAATATTCACCACCGGGATGAAGGAGAGGATGAACAGGCCGATGGCGCGCGGCAAGAAGTAGCCGAGCTTGCGCATTTCCCGGGCGAGGGTGCGCGGGATCATCGCGATCAGTTCGCCCCAGCTGAACGCCGGGAAATCATCGGTGCCGCGCACCACCACTTCGACTTTCTCCGCGAGGAAACCGTTGAACGGTGCGGCAATAATGTTGGCGAGCATGGTGAAGGTGAAAAACACCATCAAGGCCACGAGGACCACGAACAGCGGCCAGAGGATATAGCTTAGGAAACTCAGCCATTCAGGCAACGACGGCATCAGCGTATCGACCCACAGGCTGAACTGGTGGCCGGCCAGATAGATCAATCCGACGAACAGCACCAGGTTGATCGCCAGCGGCAACAACACGAACAGGCGCAGGCCAGGGCTCAGGACCAGTTTGAGGCCTTCGCGCAGGTATTGCGGGCCTGACAGAACAGGGGCGGGCATAAGGTGCTCCGAAGCAAGGGAAAACGCGCCGACGTTACCGGCTTTGCCCCAGCGGCGAAAGCGCGGCAGAGCAATCGACATTCACTGTAACAAAGAGGTCTATGTCGTCAGCGTCTCGGCATAGAGACCACCTATGAGCTGGATTGTTAAACCGTATTTCCTTAATCTTGCCCCCCTCGATACGCTGCACCCAACTTTTTACAGGACTGTCGAGTTCAAGCCTTCCCCAAGGTGTCCACGGTCCTTTTTTATTCCGCCGGCCGTCCGGCGTCCGCGCCAGATTTTTCATGGCCGGCCAACAGGAGCAGATTCATGTCTGAAGTCCGTCATTCGCGAGTGATCATTCTCGGTTCCGGCCCTGCCGGTTACAGCGCTGCGGTCTACGCGGCCCGTGCCAACCTCAAGCCACTGCTGATCACCGGCATGCAGGCCGGCGGTCAACTGACCACCACCACCGAAGTCGACAACTGGCCGGGTGATGTGCACGGCCTGACCGGGCCGGTGCTGATGGAGCGCATGCGCGAGCACGCCGAGCGTTTTGAAACCGAGATCGTCTTCGACCACATCAACGCCGTGGACTTCGCTGCCAAGCCGTACACCCTGACCGGTGACAGCGCCGTCTATACCTGCGATGCACTGATCATCGCCACCGGTGCCAGCGCCCGTTACCTGGGCCTGCCTTCGGAAGAAGCGTTCATGGGTAAAGGTGTTTCGGCCTGCGCGACCTGTGACGGTTTCTTCTACCGCAACAAGCCGGTCGCCGTGGTTGGCGGTGGCAACACTGCTGTCGAAGAAGCGCTGTACCTGGCCAACATCGCCAGCACCGTGACTCTGATCCACCGTCGCGAAACTTTCCGCGCCGAGAAGATCCTGATCGACAAACTCAACGCCCGTGTGGCTGAAGGCAAGATCATCCTCAAGTTGAACGCCAACCTGGACGAAGTCCTCGGCGACAACATGGGCGTCACCGGTGCGCGTCTGCGCAATAACGATGGCAGCTTCGACGAAATCAAAGTCGACGGCGTGTTCATCGCCATCGGCCACACCCCGAACACTTCCCTGTTCGAAGGCCAGTTGACCCTGAAAGACGGTTACCTGGTGGTGCAGGGCGGCCGTGAAGGCAACGCGACGGCCACCAGCGTAGAAGGCATTTTCGCTGCCGGTGACGTGGCTGACCACGTTTACCGTCAGGCCATCACCTCGGCCGGCGCCGGTTGCATGGCGGCACTGGACACCGAGCGTTACCTGGACGGTCTGCAGAACGCCACGTTCTAAGACCGCAGGGCACAAAAAACCGGCCAGAGATTGGCCGGTTTTTTGTGCCCGAGATTCGCAGCCGCCACGCATCCAGTATGGGAGCGAGCCTGCTCGCGAAAGCGGGGTATCAGTCGACATCAACGTTGAATGTCAGTCCGTCTTCGCGAGCAGGCTCGCTCCCACAGTGGGTAGGTGTGGCTATTGGGATCAGCGGCGGGTCAGGGGTTGTGCGCTGAATTTAACCCCGGCCAGGCCGTGCTTGATCAACGCGCGGATATTGCCGTGATCGCTGCCTTCAGGGGTCGCCAGCACCGAGCGGTAATGCTCGCCGAACGCCAGTAGCGCTTCTTCATCGCTCAAGCCTTCGAGCAGGGCCAGCCCCAGGGTCTTGCAGGAGCCTTCGTTCTGCCCGGCAGCGTTTTCCACGCCGCCGTTGTTGAACGCTTGCGGCTGGTAGTCGTAACCGGCGGCGATGAACGCCAGGGTGTCGGCGAAAGCATGCTCGCCGCTCTTGAGGCTGGCGCGCAGGGTGTTCAGATCAGTCATTGGGTTTTCCTTTGGCAAACGCTGCTTGCTGCTCGGCGCTGGCTTCTTGCTGGTATTGGGCCTTCCACTCGGCGTAGGGCATGCCATACACCACTTCTCGGGCATCATCGAGGCTGACCTCGATCTGGCGTTGGTCGGCCTCGGCCTTGTACCACTTGGACAGGCAGTTGCGGCAGAACCCGGCGAGGTTCATCAGGTCGATGTTCTGCACGTCCTTGCGGCTGTCGAGGTGAGCGACCAGTCGGCGGAAGGCGGCGGCTTCGAGTTCCAGGCGTTGTTGCTCGGTCATAAGGGTCTCTTCGAGACAGCTTCAAGCGGCAAGCTACAAGCTGCAAGATTGAATTTTGGGGGCGTTAGATTAACGCTTACGGCTTGAAGCTTGAAGCTTGAAGCTTGAAGCTTGAAGCTTGAAGCTTGAAGCTTGAAGCTTGAAGCTTGAAGCTTGAAGCTAGCGGCTCGCCGCGAGCGTAATCGATACCGACTCGGCGAAGCGCAGCGCGTGCGGCTTGTCGACCTCGACTTCGGCGTACAGCACCGATGCATTGGTCATCACCAGATCGAGCAATTCTTGCGTCAGGCGTTCGAGCAGCGCGAAGCGGTTGCCTTCGACATGCGCGATGATCGCTTTGGTGATGGTGCGGTAATTGAGCGCGTGGTCGATGTCGTTGTCACGCACGGCTTCTTGCGCCGCGTACAGGATGGTCAGGTTAATCAGCACGTCCTGCTTGTTGAGGATTTCATCCTCGTTGATGCCGATAAACGTGCGCAAGCGCAGATCCTTGACCCGGATGCGCGCCATTCCCGGTTGAAGTTGTGGCATTGATTTGCTCCGTCCAGTCTATTGCAGGCGTTCTGGTGGATATTACTCGACTCGCAACCGAAGCGGGACGGCCTATTTGACGTGCCGGCCGCCGTTGAGGGTCAGGGTTGTGCCGGTGACATAAGGATTGTCGAGCAGATAGCGCAGGCTTTGATAGATCACCTCGCTGCCGGGTTCGATGCCCAGCGCGGATCTGGCCAGCGCCTTGGCACGGTAAGCGGCGTCATCGTCGGGGTTGAACAACAGCAGCGCCGGAGCAATGCCATTGACCTTGATGGCGGGCGCAAAGCGCGCGGCGAACGACAGGGTAAGGCTGTCGAGCCCCGCCTTGCTTGCGCAATAACCGATGTGCTTGCTGCTGCCCTTGCGGGTGACGTCGTCGCTGATGTGAACGATGTCGGCTGGCGCCGAACGCTGCAGCAACTCAGCGCAGTGCAGGTTGATCAAGTAGGGCGCGAGCAGGTGGATACTGAACATGCGGTTGAAGGCTTCAGCTTCGCTGCCCGGAGTTTCCGCCAGCCATTCAGAAGCGTTGTGCACGATCGCGCGCAAACTGTCGGTGTGGGCTTTAAGTGCATCGATAAAAGCCAGAATCCCGGCCTCGCTGGAAAAGTCCGCGTACAGACCTGTCGCGCCCAGATCGCGCAATTGCTGCACGCCGGGGCGTTCGGTTCGGTACGTGAAGATGACTCGATGGCCATCTTCGAGCAAGCGCTGCGCACAGTGCAGGCCGACCCGCTGGCCGGCGCCGGTGATGAGGATCGGGGCTGCGGAATCTGGCATGGGCGGCTCGCTTCGCGGTTGAAGCGAAAACTATAACAGGCTCGCCGCCCGCTGCAGATCAGCGATTCTGCGCCGACGGTGTAGCCGCCAGTGGCCGCGTCGGTGGGCTGTTCAACCAGTTCGCCAGCAGCCGCGTCGATAAGGGGATGAAAAAATACACCATCAGCGGTGTCAGGCACGCCGTGCCGATCAATATCCGCGGCAACAGGCTCAACTCAGCCAGCAGCGGGCCGAGGATAAAGTTGAAAATAAGCGACACCGGGAAAAACGCCAGCCAGATCGCCACGGCTTGCTTCCAACGCGGTGGGCGTTGCCCGGCCGCACCGAACCAGCCTTCAATGCCACTGACCCGATGTTCTTTGGGATGCTCGAACAGATCGCTGCCACGGTTCAGCCAGGCTGTGCGCGACGCCGAGTACTCCCACGCATGCAGCGTCTGCTCATCGACAAAGCGGAAAATGATCTGGAATTCGTTGTCGCCTGGCGGCGGCGCAAGCACGCCGGAGCCCAAATAGCCGGGGAAGTCGGTTGCCAATTGTTCGCCTTCGCGCAGCCAGGCGATCAGATCGTGATAACGGCCATCGGCGACGCGACGCGCTACCATCAGCGTGACGGGGGAAGTAGACATTTTGTATCTCCGTATTTCGAGTGCGGCGCTCCGGGTAAGAGTCTCGCCTGACGCGGGCCGGGGTAGAGGCCTGCGCTTTGTAACAAGCAAGGATTATTCCTGATTTTGTCGATTAAACCAGCCACATTCGTCGTAGATCATTGCTTGGACGTTTGCGCCCCATCATGTTTAGAATGGGATCCAATTCACCGACATGGAAGTTGACCGCAGATGCCTGTAATCACGGACACTCGCCCGGCTTCGACAGCCCCCGGCGCGCTCGATCGCGAAGAGCTGTTTCCCATCCGCGAGGTGGCGCGGTTGACCGGTGTCAACCCGGTGACCTTGCGTGCCTGGGAACGCCGCTACGGATTGATCCAGCCGACCCGCACCGAAAGCGGGCATCGTCTGTATTCAATGAACGACATTGAGCGCGTTCGCAGCATTGTCGACTGGATCGATCGTGGCGTGGCGGTAAGTAAAGTCGGCAAGATTCTGGCGAAGACTGAACCTGCGAAGGTTCTGGCGAATTTTATTCCCGATGACCATGTGCAGGCCGATTACAAGCAATGGCAGGAGCAGATTCAGCAGGCGGTGAGTGCGTTCGACGACCAGCAACTGGATCGTGTCTACGGGCAGATTTTTCGTCGTACACGCTGCCGGTTGTGTTCGAAGCCATCATCCTGCCGTTGTGGCGGCAACTGCTTCAGCGCCAGGACGCGTTCGGGCAGACCAGCGAATGGTTGTTTTTCGATGGTTTTCTCAGGGCGCGCGTATTGCAGCGCATCGTCATGCTGCGTGGCGCGCAACCGCGTCGAATCATCGTCAGTGCACTCGCCGGGCAGTGTCGTGAACTTGAGTTACTGGTGGCAGCGCTGTTTCTCAGCGGCAACGATTCCGGTGTACGGGTGCTGACCACCGGCCAACCCTTCGACGAGCTGACCCTGGTTTGTGAAAAGGTCAAACCTGCGGCGCTTGTGCTGTTTTCCAATCATGCCCCGGGGCCGGAACTGCCGCGACGCCTGAATCGTCTGGCGATGAGCCTCGACTGCCAATTGATGCTGGCCGGCGATGCCTCGGATTTGGCTGAGGACAGCCTGGCCGGCTCATCGGTGGCCTGTCTTGGTAACGAGGGCGCGACCATGCGTCAGCGCATGAAGCAATTCATGGCAGGCAAACTGGATACCTGAAACTCAGGCGTGCAGGGCGGGGTGAGTCAGGCGATGTTGTTGCAGGATGAACTGGCGCAGGCGCTCGGTTTCGTCGGCATCGGTCTGGCTCAGTTCGTAAGCGAAGAAACCTTGCTCGGTTTCCCGTTCGAAATGGCCGCGCAGGGATATCCGCTCATAACCGGAAGGGCTGAACCACAGGGCGAAATGTTTTGGTGGCTTGGTCTTGTTGCGCACTTCCAGCAACACGCCTTTATGAGATACCTCATGCACCCACAGCGTGCCGGGCTGACCTTTGGCATTTTCCAGTGCCACCGGCTCTTCAAGCACCAGGCGCCAAGGGCGCACCATTGGGCCGTCTTCGTAAATGCTCGGCACACCGAGACGCAGATGCAGCGCGTGAAACTCGTCTTCCACCAGATGCAGCGGAAAAGTCATCTGCTGATTTTCGAAATTGGCCTGGATCGTCACTTGTTCATGAGCAGCCAGACGTGTCAGCAGATCACGGATTTGCGAACCGCCATTAACCAGCAGACTCGACGTCGCATCCCGCACATTCAATTGCGGGTTGTGCTGCATGGTCTGGATGAAATCCAGCTCGTCCTGGGTGAGGAGGGCGTCGCGCTGCATGGTTAACTCGAAGTGAATAGTTACAAAGTCATTGGTGATTGTAGTTAATGACCATCAGTTCGCGGTTTTGTTTGCGCCGTTCGTCGCTTTGAGTGCTGCCAACTCGCTTTGCAGCGCCGCCACTTGTGCTTCCAGCTGCGCAACCCGCTGCTGCGCCTTGACCTGAACCGTCACATCCTTCTGCACACCGATGAAATAGGTCTGTCCGTCATCGGCATTTTTTATCGTCGACAATGACAATTCGTTCCAGAACGGCGTGCCATCCTTGCGATAGTTGCGCAGTATTTCCCGGCAGCGACCGCCTTCACGCAATGTCTCGCGAATCAGCTGCAGGCTTGGTTGATCACGGTCTCCAGCCTGCAAAAAACGACAGTCCTGGTAGAGAATCTCCTCACTGCTGTAACCGGTCATGCGCTCAAAGGCAGGGTTGACGTAAATAAGGATGTTGTCCTGCTCGCCTTCCTTTTCAGCGACCACGATTCCGTCATTCGACGCATTGATCACCATTTGCAGCAGGCTGGCGTTGATCATCCGAGAATCCCTTCCGTTGTGTCAGTGGCAGGCATTCTAGAAGAAAGCCGCGGACTGTCTATAGGCCAGCACCTTCCATTGAGAGCGAATCGCAACATCGCAGCGTGGGCTGTTACTATCGCGGCTCTTTTTTCAGTTCCAGGATCAGATTGATGAAAGTCGCCATCCTCTCAGGTTCCGTCTACGGCACCGCCGAAGAAGTCGCCCGCCACGCCCAGAACCTGCTGAAAGCCGCCGGCTTTGCGACTTTCTACAACTCCCGCGCCACATTGGCCGATATTCAGGCGTTCGGCCCGGAGGCCCTTCTCGCTGTGACTTCGACCACGGGCATGGGCGAGCTGCCGGACAACTTGCAACCTTTGTATTCAGCTTTGCGCGATCAGTTGCCAGCTACCTTGCGCGGCCTGCCCGGCGCGGTGATCGCGCTCGGTGATGCCAGCTACGGCGACACCTTCTGCGGCGGCGGTGAACAGCTGCGAGAATTGTTTGCCGAACTGAGCGTGAACGAGGTGCAGGAAATGTTGCGCATCGACGCCAGCGAAAGCGTCA contains:
- the cysZ gene encoding sulfate transporter CysZ codes for the protein MPAPVLSGPQYLREGLKLVLSPGLRLFVLLPLAINLVLFVGLIYLAGHQFSLWVDTLMPSLPEWLSFLSYILWPLFVVLVALMVFFTFTMLANIIAAPFNGFLAEKVEVVVRGTDDFPAFSWGELIAMIPRTLAREMRKLGYFLPRAIGLFILSFIPVVNIVAAPLWLLFGVWMMAIQYIDYPADNHKLGWNEMLAWLRQKRWQSMSFGGIVYLVLLIPVVNILMMPAAVAGATLFWVRERGAENLVIQH
- the trxB gene encoding thioredoxin-disulfide reductase, which codes for MSEVRHSRVIILGSGPAGYSAAVYAARANLKPLLITGMQAGGQLTTTTEVDNWPGDVHGLTGPVLMERMREHAERFETEIVFDHINAVDFAAKPYTLTGDSAVYTCDALIIATGASARYLGLPSEEAFMGKGVSACATCDGFFYRNKPVAVVGGGNTAVEEALYLANIASTVTLIHRRETFRAEKILIDKLNARVAEGKIILKLNANLDEVLGDNMGVTGARLRNNDGSFDEIKVDGVFIAIGHTPNTSLFEGQLTLKDGYLVVQGGREGNATATSVEGIFAAGDVADHVYRQAITSAGAGCMAALDTERYLDGLQNATF
- a CDS encoding HopJ type III effector protein, with the translated sequence MTDLNTLRASLKSGEHAFADTLAFIAAGYDYQPQAFNNGGVENAAGQNEGSCKTLGLALLEGLSDEEALLAFGEHYRSVLATPEGSDHGNIRALIKHGLAGVKFSAQPLTRR
- a CDS encoding DUF1244 domain-containing protein, with translation MTEQQRLELEAAAFRRLVAHLDSRKDVQNIDLMNLAGFCRNCLSKWYKAEADQRQIEVSLDDAREVVYGMPYAEWKAQYQQEASAEQQAAFAKGKPND
- the folX gene encoding dihydroneopterin triphosphate 2'-epimerase — encoded protein: MPQLQPGMARIRVKDLRLRTFIGINEDEILNKQDVLINLTILYAAQEAVRDNDIDHALNYRTITKAIIAHVEGNRFALLERLTQELLDLVMTNASVLYAEVEVDKPHALRFAESVSITLAASR
- the folM gene encoding dihydromonapterin reductase translates to MPDSAAPILITGAGQRVGLHCAQRLLEDGHRVIFTYRTERPGVQQLRDLGATGLYADFSSEAGILAFIDALKAHTDSLRAIVHNASEWLAETPGSEAEAFNRMFSIHLLAPYLINLHCAELLQRSAPADIVHISDDVTRKGSSKHIGYCASKAGLDSLTLSFAARFAPAIKVNGIAPALLLFNPDDDAAYRAKALARSALGIEPGSEVIYQSLRYLLDNPYVTGTTLTLNGGRHVK
- a CDS encoding antibiotic biosynthesis monooxygenase; the protein is MSTSPVTLMVARRVADGRYHDLIAWLREGEQLATDFPGYLGSGVLAPPPGDNEFQIIFRFVDEQTLHAWEYSASRTAWLNRGSDLFEHPKEHRVSGIEGWFGAAGQRPPRWKQAVAIWLAFFPVSLIFNFILGPLLAELSLLPRILIGTACLTPLMVYFFIPLSTRLLANWLNSPPTRPLAATPSAQNR
- a CDS encoding PAS domain-containing protein produces the protein MINASLLQMVINASNDGIVVAEKEGEQDNILIYVNPAFERMTGYSSEEILYQDCRFLQAGDRDQPSLQLIRETLREGGRCREILRNYRKDGTPFWNELSLSTIKNADDGQTYFIGVQKDVTVQVKAQQRVAQLEAQVAALQSELAALKATNGANKTAN
- a CDS encoding flavodoxin, translating into MKVAILSGSVYGTAEEVARHAQNLLKAAGFATFYNSRATLADIQAFGPEALLAVTSTTGMGELPDNLQPLYSALRDQLPATLRGLPGAVIALGDASYGDTFCGGGEQLRELFAELSVNEVQEMLRIDASESVTPETDAEPWLAQLIDALKG